In the genome of Aedes aegypti strain LVP_AGWG chromosome 2, AaegL5.0 Primary Assembly, whole genome shotgun sequence, the window gaggacgtaatgcttgaaagaaacgattttttttttattcaaattaaagctgtgaaaatcagtgaaaataatgtactcagtaaaaaacaaaatcagatgAGTAGAAAATGGCTCTCATCAATAAGCACTGCAGAACAGCATAACTCTTAACAGGTCTTAACAAAAGTATAAGtaactattttttcaacaattgttcAAAAGAACAGTCTATATAAGCAAGAAGAAGATAACACTTGAGATGACAcaaaaatcattataaaatcATAAATCTAAAGATCGGGCTTTGttcaaaagaaaagaaaatatcTGATCGAAATAATAGGAATCGATAATAGTATTATTCAAAGCACAGctgtctttgaaaaaaaaacagaaaatctGTAATGAAAATATTGCCAGATCTGTCAGCTAACAGTACAAAACCGCAATAAATTGCCTGTCAAAAGAACACTTTCGGCAGGCAATTTTTGTCGTTTTGACAAAGGCCTACTTACAATCAAAGAACATCGGAATAACTCCAAAACCAGGTGACCAatgatgaaaaatattgaaaagtcCAAGTAAATATTGTATATTGTTTTAGCGGAGAATCAGAAACCGCGTAAACTATTTCCAGAGAGAAAACCTGAAGATCATAGTTTACGCTTCCTACGAATATGTATTGAAAATTGTGTTTGGGCAATGATGTTCCACCAAACATAATCCTCCGAAAGGAAGTGATTTTCTAAATATTTACAGTGTCAACAGTCCACTCAGCTGTACATGAGCTGTGTACACTGTACACTTATCGCGAAGATAATCACATCTAAGTTATTGACAAGTTACGAATAAACTTTGACCTTTGTCTTATCACTCTATCCTGATGGAGGAATCCATCCCAACTGAAAATTGCAGCTACAGTATTCTATGTGCATCTATACAACACACTACTTACGCAAAAATGCTAATTTTCCTAAACTCTCGTTTGATTGTCACCGTTGAGCGCCTTTTCGAGCAGAAGTACTCCGATAAATTATCATTAAACCGAGACAGTCAACCGACACTCGGTCAAGAACGTTGTTATAAACATTGTTACAATTTTATTCATACAATTGCAGCCCGTACCGCCGCCATAAGCAGTTCCAACCGATTGAAAAATCCAATCAGTCGAAATGGCAGTAACTTATCCGAATACGACCTGGAAGTAGGAGAGCGAACACCTCTTTTGGTTTCAAGGGTTCGTTTCGCACCTGAGGTGGACGATCGATCTCGTCAGATTCAAACCGTACAAACCACAGCCCTTCTTGGCATTTTAACGCTGCTCCTGTTCCTTCTGCTGGGCATTATAATAGCAGTTTATTTGCTTCTGATGCAAGGTGAGTGAATGCGTTagtataaataattatttttcttattaaatTGTCTTGTAGTACCTCGTCCTTGGCCCGTGTCTCATCCATTTTACCTAGTGGAGCGAAATGTCTGGTGGAAACAACCAGCAGAGCAATTCGAGTTAAGTCCGTTGGAAAAACGTGCAACTCAGAATGTAATAATTCTGCACACGAGAAGTGAGACATGCCACGATCAAGCCGCATGTATTCAATTGGTACAGAAACTACAAAACGACGCGTGGAGTCAAAACGGAACGCACATTCCGTATAATTTCCTAGTAGGTGGAGATGGGAAAACGTACGAAGGCAGAGGCTGGAAATCTCAACACGGGTTTCCAAATCTCCCCGGAATAAACGATACAATTGTTGTAGGCATGATAGGTATGGAGCAATGTAGCAATTTTTCAACTGATAATATTTATTGATTTCTTATACATCGTTTAGGGACCTTCAATGATCAACGGCCAGAAAATGTGATGTACGCAGAAACAAAGGCACTAATAACGGAATCCATCAGAAGGTTTTGCCTATCGCCAAACTATCGACTATTTGGCGTAATTGACGACTCAATACAGAACAACGATGCTGCTGGACTATACGCAGAGATTAAAGAGTGGAGGCATTGGCAGGGATTCGTTACAGTTTAGGACAAATTTTATAGCTCAATTTTGAACAATCAGTGACCGGGACTAGTGTTAGTTCGCAAGTATTATATGTTTTTGTGAAAGATTCGATATAAActgctgattttatttttttaatgacaAGTCGGATTTTCTTTCAATTCAAAGTTCCTTTCTTTTAAAAACTTGGGCATGTTTAGAAAAATATACGCGATTCTTCTGAGGGCATAAACATGAGGGCAGCAccttaaaataatattattattgaAGAATAAATTTCATTCAGTATTTCTCTGATGTCATTCTTTAAAGGTTAttgaaatgaaaagaaaatctcctcatttttttgtattcttcTGCCCAACGTAAGGCCCGCATCCGGCCCGCGtattcattttgtgcggcctgCGAAGAGTTCAGATTCGTTTCATAACTGGCCCGTTGAATGTTCTACCAGCTTGAAGTTAGAGTATAATAAGTTCAAGTATTTGCCTTATATTTCGtttcattttattatcaaacagaaatttatttattttatattttgagaATGAATGAATGTTCAGTAGCTGGATTGTAGGCACATTTTCCAGAGAATGTGAACTGATGCCGAGTGGTGGAAtacagtaactacggctgtcattCACATTATGCTataattgcagcgcctatggcgcgccgaccaagagttggcagcaaaggattagccctgccgagggctgggagtgaaattatcggtcacggcgataatcataagcctatcgCTCAAGCCGATTTTCCGGAGAAAAGAGACGTGCGATAATATCCTATAGGGTATACCCGTCTAGCACTGCGAGAGTGCGCTCTCACGAGATCTGCAGCAGCGAATTTAtattatcaccagcaacgaAAAGTTGGCTTCCTTCTTTTCTTCTCTTGTTTCGTCGTTTTGAGTGTACTTTACTTCCGCATGTAGCTTTTATGTACCAAACTTCCCTCCCCCTTCGTTTAGCTGGCGTGGTCGAGTGGTTATGGTGCACGCGcgttttgaaaacgtttttgctcATGGGCATGGGTTCGAACCCCGTCGgcggcaaacatttttgttatttccctTGTGATAATTATCGCGATAAGTTTAGAGCCGATAAAGCTGGATCAGTGCATATGATCGGATCGATCTTGGCTTTTCGTCAGTAATATGATCAACAATTATAGCACTTCACAAAATCTGTTTCTCGCAGATAAAGGCGCCAACTAATTATCGGGTTGCTTGAAAAGTGCCTATTGGGCCTATGGGCGAATcacagaaaagaagaagatttaacaaaatgatcattttgttttactactactgaagagtacgaattaacggcatcagagctcagcgagcaatataaaaACGCGAAAAcaatccaaggaacccaaaaatttcactgtttcattccattgtcagaaaataaaattaaagcaaaactatactcgaactgtactgataatgatgcaaaagtgttcgatattgtaaaaaaaatgaataacaataaataaataaataagtattaataaaatgttttcatgatctcataacgcatacccaaatccaaaacttttaaagtttatatataacatttagaaactcatcgatcatactctaaaaaaaatatcctggtaaaaaacaattttattttcgtgtaatctgttaattcattttaatttatacatatatacatatacatataatatttatacatatacataatatttatacatataatatacataatacaaatgaatacatgaaaacgacttgtttaattcacgcaaggcccttaacaataaaatcagcaacaaactgcgtttcccgtaataatttacaccgaaaaaaaatttttttttctactaaatgtgaaaattgtgacatgtttgaaatgtcataacttttttgtttattggtttaccatcaccaaatttttatggtagatagctaatataa includes:
- the LOC5565821 gene encoding peptidoglycan-recognition protein 3 isoform X1; this encodes MLIFLNSRLIVTVERLFEQKYSDKLSLNRDSQPTLGQERCYKHCYNFIHTIAARTAAISSSNRLKNPISRNGSNLSEYDLEVGERTPLLVSRVRFAPEVDDRSRQIQTVQTTALLGILTLLLFLLLGIIIAVYLLLMQVPRPWPVSHPFYLVERNVWWKQPAEQFELSPLEKRATQNVIILHTRSETCHDQAACIQLVQKLQNDAWSQNGTHIPYNFLVGGDGKTYEGRGWKSQHGFPNLPGINDTIVVGMIGTFNDQRPENVMYAETKALITESIRRFCLSPNYRLFGVIDDSIQNNDAAGLYAEIKEWRHWQGFVTV
- the LOC5565821 gene encoding peptidoglycan-recognition protein 3 isoform X3, giving the protein MYSSARTAAISSSNRLKNPISRNGSNLSEYDLEVGERTPLLVSRVRFAPEVDDRSRQIQTVQTTALLGILTLLLFLLLGIIIAVYLLLMQVPRPWPVSHPFYLVERNVWWKQPAEQFELSPLEKRATQNVIILHTRSETCHDQAACIQLVQKLQNDAWSQNGTHIPYNFLVGGDGKTYEGRGWKSQHGFPNLPGINDTIVVGMIGTFNDQRPENVMYAETKALITESIRRFCLSPNYRLFGVIDDSIQNNDAAGLYAEIKEWRHWQGFVTV
- the LOC5565821 gene encoding peptidoglycan-recognition protein 3 isoform X2, giving the protein MNQIVPVVAYYARTAAISSSNRLKNPISRNGSNLSEYDLEVGERTPLLVSRVRFAPEVDDRSRQIQTVQTTALLGILTLLLFLLLGIIIAVYLLLMQVPRPWPVSHPFYLVERNVWWKQPAEQFELSPLEKRATQNVIILHTRSETCHDQAACIQLVQKLQNDAWSQNGTHIPYNFLVGGDGKTYEGRGWKSQHGFPNLPGINDTIVVGMIGTFNDQRPENVMYAETKALITESIRRFCLSPNYRLFGVIDDSIQNNDAAGLYAEIKEWRHWQGFVTV